A stretch of Tenrec ecaudatus isolate mTenEca1 chromosome 2, mTenEca1.hap1, whole genome shotgun sequence DNA encodes these proteins:
- the LOC142441532 gene encoding putative protein ARB2BP: protein MTQEPSFQKIVEQCDFPEELKYDFNDRGVLRHTETQRPFVFNYYENVFEKNIKRYQALGHLLEQFIYELLEKVCKLQKIHIPLDTDEESRSFFFMNESALTNHHPALLALLQDHGVFQAGQWSQQAILHHGLHQGSQIPCIQMALQAHYGVIVANPNDSFVGLKMEKEWESLLAQNIEPSSLKRIEPDSFASLQQPPQCIPDRCSITPEEHVAYIWDHFISKTDEQNVVVIAHGYGGLVFMDLLAHRKWEVMNKVCAVALIDSEHHVGHQLGNDGQLLAWIKHHCREWVTSPKPLDKPATTVLRKDFPMVSAGTEDRSLAPSSSLQSIFKYFKKALKAKTTTKFSRMPIATRSSTKRK, encoded by the coding sequence ATGACTCAGGAGCCGAGCTTCCAAAAAATTGTTGAACAGTGTGATTTCCCAGAAGAACTTAAGTATGACTTCAATGATAGAGGTGTATTGAGACACACGGAGACACAAAGGCCTTTTGTCTTTAATTATTATGAAAATGTCTTTGAAAAAAATATCAAGcgctaccaggcccttggacatTTGCTTGAACAATTCATTTATGAACTTTTGGAGAAAGTTTGCAAATTACAAAAAATACATATCCCACTTGACACTGATGAAGAATCAAGAAGTTTCTTTTTTATGAATGAGAGTGCACTAACCAATCATCATCCTGCTCTTCTCGCCCTCCTTCAAGACCATGGGGTTTTCCAAGCTGGACAGTGGAGTCAGCAGGCAATATTACACCATGGCCTTCACCAGGGGAGTCAGATACCATGCATTCAAATGGCATTACAGGCCCACTATGGTGTGATTGTGGCAAACCCCAATGACAGCTTTGTGGGCCTAAAAATGGAAAAAGAGTGGGAAAGCCTTTTGGCACAAAATATTGAACCCTCTTCCCTGAAAAGAATTGAACCTGACAGCTTTGCATCTCTCCAGCAGCCTCCCCAGTGCATTCCAGACAGATGCAGTATCACCCCAGAAGAGCACGTGGCTTACATTTGGGATCACTTCATTTCAAAGACGGACGAGCAGAATGTTGTCGTCATCGCACATGGTTATGGAGGGTTGGTTTTTATGGACCTACTTGCTCATAGAAAGTGGGAGGTGATGAATAAGGTGTGTGCTGTTGCACTTATTGACTCTGAACATCATGTAGGCCATCAGCTGGGAAATGACGGTCAGTTATTAGCCTGGATAAAGCACCACTGCCGTGAATGGGTGACAAGCCCGAAGCCTTTGGATAAACCCGCAACTACTGTTTTGAGGAAAGATTTTCCTATGGTTTCTGCGGGCACAGAAGACCGCAGCTTAGCCCCTTCTTCTAGCCTCCAGTCCATTTTCAAATACTTCAAAAAGGCTTTGAAAGCCAAAACAACTACTAAATTCTCTCGGATGCCAATAGCAACTAGAAGCTCCACAAAAAGGAAGTAA